A stretch of Gorilla gorilla gorilla isolate KB3781 chromosome 9, NHGRI_mGorGor1-v2.1_pri, whole genome shotgun sequence DNA encodes these proteins:
- the FGF3 gene encoding fibroblast growth factor 3, producing MGLIWLLLLSLLEPGWPAAGPGGRLRRDAGGRGGVYEHLGGAPRRRKLYCATKYHLQLHPSGRVNGSLENSAYSILEITAVEVGIVAIRGLFSGRYLAMNKRGRLYASEHYNAECEFVERIHELGYNTYASRLYRTVSSTPGARRQPSAERLWYVSVNGKGRPRRGFKTRRTQKSSLFLPRVLDHRDHEMVRQLQGGLPRPPGKGVQPRRRRQKQSPDNLKPSHVQASRLGSQLEASAH from the exons ATGGGCCTAATCTGGCTGCTGCTGCTCAGCTTGCTGGAGCCCGGCTGGCCCGCAGCGGGCCCTGGGGGGCGGTTGCGGCGCGATGCGGGCGGCCGTGGCGGCGTCTACGAGCATCTCGGCGGGGCGCCCCGGCGCCGCAAGCTCTACTGCGCCACGAAGTACCACCTCCAGCTGCACCCGAGCGGCCGCGTCAACGGCAGCCTGGAGAACAGCGCCTACA GTATTTTGGAGATAACGGCAGTGGAGGTGGGCATTGTGGCCATCAGGGGTCTCTTCTCCGGGCGGTACCTGGCCATGAACAAGAGGGGACGACTCTATGCTTCG GAGCACTACAACGCCGAGTGCGAGTTTGTGGAGCGGATCCACGAGCTGGGCTATAATACGTATGCCTCCCGGCTGTACCGGACGGTGTCTAGTACGCCTGGGGCCCGGCGGCAGCCCAGCGCCGAGAGACTGTGGTACGTGTCTGTGAACGGCAAGGGCCGGCCCCGCAGGGGCTTCAAGACCCGCCGCACACAGAAGTCCTCCCTGTTCCTGCCCCGCGTGCTGGACCACAGGGACCACGAGATGGTGCGGCAGCTACAGGGTGGGCTGCCCAGACCCCCTGGTAAGGGGGTCCAGCCCCGACGGCGGCGGCAGAAGCAGAGCCCGGATAACCTGAAGCCCTCGCACGTTCAGGCTTCGAGACTGGGCTCCCAGCTGGAGGCCAGTGCGCactag